In Camelina sativa cultivar DH55 chromosome 17, Cs, whole genome shotgun sequence, the genomic stretch TTGGTATTGGaggcttatatatatttattgattaccaaagccaaaaaaaaagatttcttctTTGAAATCGGATCCTTCAATTTCAATTCATATATGATCTTGTCGAGACAacaataagattttttttgtgtttttattaccAAATCGTAACGTAAGTgttcaaagtttcaatctttggaTCCGGGGCAATCTCTATCTGGGGTTATAATGGCGGATCATCAAGAAGACGAAGATTTGAAATTGGCTCTTAAGATGAGTATGCAATACAATCCTCCTGAGCCTAAACGGAGCAAACCCATTGAAGAATCCGGATCCGGATCTCAATCTGGTGGTGGTGAGTCACCTGAGGCTAAATCTCGACGGTTGCAGCGAGAGCTCATGGCTGCTGCTGCTGAGAAACGTATGGTTTTGTATCCTAAGAGCCCTCCTCCGGTTCAGAACAAAGCTCGGGACTTGCCAATTGCGGTTGTTGCTAATAAGGATGATGGAGCTGTGAAGAGTGGTGAAGAGTTGGGATCTGGCTTGGGGAAGGAGTTATCGGTGGAAGAGTCTGATCAGTTGTTCTCTATGGTGTTTGGGAATGAGGTTTCGAAGAGTGTACTTGCACAATGGACTAACCAGGGCATAAggtatgctttttgtttttttgtatttgtgttgcTGTTAAGTTTGCTTTGTTCATGGATGGATTGAAATTTCCGTGACGGATTGTCATACTCTGTTGTGGTTTTAATGACTAGTTGGCGCGGATAGTAGTTAGACCCGTTACCAAGCCGTTAAAAAACCAAATGGGTAGTAGTAGCCAATACAGAAGCTAGATTAAGATTTAAGAGTGAGGGGATACTATATACTGGCCTTTTAAGGCATTAGGTTTATTATTCGCTATCCAATGTGTGATTCTTGTCAACCCAATTCCTAGGCTATAAGAGTGACGGTATTCTATAGCCCTTTTATCATCCGCTATCCGATTCGGGATTCGTCTTAACACGTAATAGCGATTAAGAGTGAAGGTATCCTATAGCCTTTTAAGGAATTAGTGTAAGAACTGGAAATTTCCATGTGTATTCTAGATGTTCAGTAATTTCTCCAAAATGTGTAAATGACATATCTGTGTCTcgctatttttctttttcttctagttTAATTGTATTTCATAATTAACCTTTATGTGCCCAAAATTTAACTAATGTTTTTTCTTActacatattttattataggTTTAGCCCTGATCCTGAAACTACTATAGGCTTAGTGCAGCATGAAGGTGGCCCCTGCGGTGTCTTAGCAGCACTACAAGTAattctcttaattttttctgatctgtttttggtaaaatgtgGTTTTATGGTTGTCTAGAGCATGTGGACATTCTTTCAGTTGATGCTGACTGTTCCATTTTCTGTGTAGGCATTTGTTCTTAAATACCTTATTTACTTTCCGGATGACATAGGTAAAGCTTCCCCAAGTAAGGGTGTCTGGACATTATCTAAACATCGTTATGTTGCATCGGACTCCTTCTCTTCTGTAACCCAAGAAGCAAAAACAAGGTGGTTTTTCTCAGAAGATTAGTTAGACTATGTTTCACATCCGAATTTCAGTTATCATGCTTAATACTCATCATCTGTCATTGTGTTCCCATAATTTTGCAGGGCCCTTGTCAAAAGCATGTGTGAGATTCTATTTATGTGTGGAAATAATAACCGTGCTGTAATTGCCACTTTCACTAATTTTGAGGATTCCAGTACTAATCAGAAAGATGAGGTTAGTCTTATTTGAGTAGTTCTTCATATTTGGTGCAACCATTGGTTTTGCTGCACTTTTTATGTTGGGTCCTTATCAGATTCCTTCTAATTTATTGTTGCAGGCAATGGTTGGTGGACTCCCCATTGAGTCTGCTTCAGATTTGCAGAAGATCCTAAGGTTCGAGACATTCACAACTGAATCCAGTGCCCTAAATAAGCTAGAAGGCACAATAACTGCTTTCCAAAGTCGCATGGGTGCTTTGCTGTTCCTAATTTCTGCTTTACTCTCCCGTGGACTGGTATTGACGCAGATCCTTATTACTCTTTTGTTCGTTAACATGTGTACAAGAAATCATACCTGAATGGTAGATTAGGGTATAAAACGAATTTGGAATCCTTTTGTTTGTTCATGTGGTCGTGTTGGATCTTTATATTTAGTCATATGGTGCACTTAAGATCCTTTGATTTGGTCATGTGGTCCTTGCAATTTAggtttctttatattttccagaagatatactaatataaagaaaaacctCAGTTGATAGGAGTAGGGGATGCTAATTCTACTGTTTATCTAACAAATGGAAGAATGAATCTTACATCAGCATTTTAATCATTGGAGAGTAGAAAAATGCTTAGATGTTAATGTTTGGGGCCTTGAGAGCCTTGGGAGGGTCAATATGCTCTAGAATTCACCCTAGGTTAACTATGTAGTGGGTTTAGATTTCTAGATTATTCTATGATTGTCTCTGTTCTACTAATCAGTAAGAAATAAAGCAAGATTTTGATTTCTGCGACTTGATCATTGTGGTAGATTCTGTGTACAGATTATTCATTTCAATTCTCTAAGGTTTATCTGAAGGATCCTTTTTGTTTACTACTGCCTACAAATAGTGACAGTTATCCATGACTATTGAGTAACCgtaaatgaataattttgtgATGAACAGGATTCCATTCAATCCGACAGGGATGATCCAGACCTCCCCTTAGTAACTGCACCATTTGGACATGCCTCCCAGGTAGTAGAAAAAACACATTTTCAATTCCAGACTAATTcgtaacttgtttttttttttttaaacttctatCCTGTTTTTTCCTCGAGTGCTGCTAATTTTTCTCTACGCCCCTTCTTTTTTCTTAGGAAATTGTAAACCTGCTCTTGTGTGGAGAAGCCGTTCCTAATGTGTTTGATGGAAGGATGGATCTTGGAGGTGGCATGTTCCTAAAAGGCATCTCTAAGAATGTGGAGGTGGGCTTCCTCACGTTGCTCGAGTCTCTCAATTTCTGCAAAGTTGGTCAGAATCTCAAATGTCCCAAATGGCCAATATGGGTTATTGGCAGCGAGTCACATTACACGGTCCTGTTTGCACTCAACCCATCCGTCCAAGAAGAAAACGAACTTGAGCTGAGAGAGTCTCAGATAAGAAGAGCGTTCGATTCAAGAGATCAAAGCGGAGGAGGAGGCTTCATCAGCGTCGAGGCCTTTCACCAAGTTGTTCAGGAAACAAACATCAGACTCCCAACAGAGAAGCTAAACGACATCTGCGCCACAGGTTTCATCGTGTGGAGCGAATTATGGCAAGTGATCTTGGAGTTAGACCAACATTTGGGTGGCATAAAGGATTCAACAGGAATGATGGGAAAGAAAGTGTTTGATATTTATCACTTCAACGGAATTGCCAAGTCCGATATAAACGGTGGTGGTCAAGCAATGGCTGTGGAAGGTGGGGCGGTTCCTACGCAAAGGCCTCGGCTGACAAAACTAAATGTCTCTGTTCCTCCTAAATGGACACCAGAGGAGTACATGTCATGTGCAATGCCGAGCAGCTCTGAGAAAGACTCAGAAGTGAATCAGCCTAAACCGGTACAGCATGCACCATTGGTGGATTGTATCAGAACTCGGTGGTCACGCGCCACTTGTAGCTGGGCTGGAGATCCTCCAAGTATAGTTTGAAGAATGTTGTATTATGACATAGCTTGAGCCTAATTTCTGGCGGCCTCTTGggatttcaagaaaacaaaaaaaaaaaaaaaaaacgggaaacTGCTGATTTGATTTAGCGGTTTAGACGCGTCTGAACTTTCTTTGCgttttccgtttttttt encodes the following:
- the LOC104757923 gene encoding ubiquitin carboxyl-terminal hydrolase FAM188A-like — protein: MADHQEDEDLKLALKMSMQYNPPEPKRSKPIEESGSGSQSGGGESPEAKSRRLQRELMAAAAEKRMVLYPKSPPPVQNKARDLPIAVVANKDDGAVKSGEELGSGLGKELSVEESDQLFSMVFGNEVSKSVLAQWTNQGIRFSPDPETTIGLVQHEGGPCGVLAALQAFVLKYLIYFPDDIGKASPSKGVWTLSKHRYVASDSFSSVTQEAKTRALVKSMCEILFMCGNNNRAVIATFTNFEDSSTNQKDEAMVGGLPIESASDLQKILRFETFTTESSALNKLEGTITAFQSRMGALLFLISALLSRGLDSIQSDRDDPDLPLVTAPFGHASQEIVNLLLCGEAVPNVFDGRMDLGGGMFLKGISKNVEVGFLTLLESLNFCKVGQNLKCPKWPIWVIGSESHYTVLFALNPSVQEENELELRESQIRRAFDSRDQSGGGGFISVEAFHQVVQETNIRLPTEKLNDICATGFIVWSELWQVILELDQHLGGIKDSTGMMGKKVFDIYHFNGIAKSDINGGGQAMAVEGGAVPTQRPRLTKLNVSVPPKWTPEEYMSCAMPSSSEKDSEVNQPKPVQHAPLVDCIRTRWSRATCSWAGDPPSIV